CCGATCAAGAGCCATATACTCCTCAATAGACAGCTCTGAGGCAGTATCGCAAATACGACCGACTTCTGCCTCCATCGCAGGGGTCAAATATCCATCTTTAAGAGCCTGTTCAACAATTTTTTCGATACTCATCATATTCCCTCTGTATTTGCTGGCACTATCTTGCATGATCTTTTGCTAGAGATGTCGTGCTCATGCCTAGAACTCTACTTATCTTTATACTTCCCATATCTTCCGGCTGCTTATATAAACTAAGACCTCCTTGCACAGAGATTCCCTAACCTATGTTCAGAGTTTTACATCTATAAACATTCCCCAAACCCGTAGTGTCACTCAAACCCACGATCGCGCCATGGGGCTGGGTCTATGCTAACCCCGTTGACATACAATCCCCAGTGCAAGTGAGGCCCTGTCACAGCACCTGTTGACCCGATCGTGCCAATGACCTGTCCAGGTTGCACAAAGTCTCCTTCCTTAACCCGAATGCTATTCAAGTGTAAGAAAATACTAGTTACACCCTGGCCATGATCTACACCAACAGTGTTACCGTGGACTTCAAATCCCTGAGACTCATAGCCAACTAACGCCACCCGTCCAGCAGCGGGAGACACAACTGGCGAACCAGCACCTGCTCCATAGTCTACGCCTCGGTGGTAATAGTCATGAGCAAACACGCCATTATAGTAACGACGAATGCCATAGCCAGCCGTAATTGGGCCACTGCTAGGGCGTAACAGTTTGCCATTCCAGAATTTGTCTGGGGTCACAAGTTGCTTGAATATAGCTACGCGATCGAACTCATAATCAGTCCCCAAGTCACTCTTGCCAGGAGGCAACCAGATATGCTGCACAGGGAACGATCGTGCCTTTAGTTGCAGCGCAATGTTGCGAGTGTCTATGCCATCAGTAACGACCAGTCGCAAAACTCGTGGTTTATCTAGAGGGCTAGAAGGAACAAGGGCGCGAAACCGATTGCCGCCGATGGGGAAGGTAGGATAGGTCGTTTGGTCGATCGTTACGGTTGGTGTTACCGTAGGCGTGTGAGCTGGCTGTAGAATCACCGAGATTGTATCTCCTAAGCGAGGAGCAAGTGGTGTAATTGTAAATTGCAACCCTTGGGCAGGACGACTTAGTACTATAGCGACCACTGTTGCTAGCAGTACTGCTATCCAAGTCATCTTAGGCCAAGTCAGCTTTGGTTTGCGCCAGAACCGTGCGATCGCATCATGCAGTGTCAAGGAGATCATATCGATAAGGAGATCGTATCGAGCTTGTGAGCTTATGTAGCCTTGTCAACAGTTCAATCTGCTGAGTAACAGAGAATTCATTTATTCTCCTACTTCTGCCCCATTTGGTACAGTCAGGGCAAAACGTTTCTACACTAAAAATTTTTCTGCACAGCGCACAAAGATTTCAACACCCATCCCCAGGGCAGTTTCATCAAAGTCAAATCGAGGATGATGGTGAGGGTAGGCTAGATTTTTGTTGGGGTTGGCAGAACCTAGAAAGAAATAGCAACCTGGCACTTCTTGAAGGAAGAAGGACATGTCTTCACCGCCCATGGTTTGACATTCAGGCACAATGCCCGCAGGAGTCTCAACAACCGTTTCTGCTACTGATCGCACCAACGCTGCCATCCCTGCATCGTTAATCACGGGTGGATATAGCCCCCAATAGTCCAAGTGGTAGGTTGCACCATGGCTATCACAAATGCCCCGAATCACTTGCTCAATCCGCTGGTGGAAAAATCCCTGCAACGCTGGGTTGAAATAGCGAACTGTCCCTCGCATGAAGGCACTGTCAGCAATCACATTCTCAGCAGTGCCAGCATGTAACTCTCCCACGGTCACTACGGCTGCATCAATTGGGTCAACATTACGAGCTACAATCGTCTGTAAAGCATTGACAATCTGGGCTGCAACCACAATGGAATCTACTGTCTGGTGGGGCATGGCTCCGTGCCCTCCTTTGCCTTGAATAGTACACCGAAACAGTTCTACGGCTGCCATCAGTGCCCCTGCTCGAACGCCCACTGTGCCCAACGGTAAAACATTCCATAGATGCAAGCCAATAATGGCATCCACGTCTGGGTTTCGTAACACCCCAGCCTCAATCATGGGCTTAGCACCTCCAGGTCCTTCTTCAGCAGGTTGAAAGATGATCTTGACCGTGCCTCGAAAATCTTGCCGATGGCGCGCTAGGTAGTAGGCAGTTCCGAGGGCGATCGCGACATGCCCGTCATGTCCACAAGCGTGCATTTTGCCCTCATGTTGTGACCGATAGGGCACTTCATTTTCTTCATGAATGGGCAGTGCATCCATATCTGCTCGAATTGCCAATACCTTGCCGGGCTGTGTGCCAGCGATCGTTGCTACAATGCCAGTCTGGGCAATCCCCGCCTTGTAATCAAGACCCCAAGCCTCTAGCTGTCGAGTGATATACTCAGCCGTCATCTGCTCCCGAAACCCTAGCTCTGGAAACTGATGTAAGTGTCTGCGCCAAGTCACTAACTGAGGTTGCAAGGCACGAATTTCCAGCCGGATATGGGCTAGATCAGACATGATTGAGCTAGGCAATGTTGATAGCATGGAAACTCCAAATCAGTTAGTAAATGCAGATAAGTAACTATTCACAGGCTTGGTCATAGCTTTAGTATATCTATCCAAGGAAGGCCACTGATTGTTGGGCACCCAGCCAAGTTTGGGTCAGCTCCATCTAGTGAAGCGGGACTTCTATGATCGGCTGCCATTGTAGGCTGCATGGGAGACGCAGCACCACATGCGGGTGTAGATGTCAAACAGGTATAGATGCCAAAAAAGAGGGAGACTAGCTATCCCCCTCTTACGGCAGTTATTTGGTTAAACCCATAACAACCACTCAAACAACTTAGCCATTGAAGTGAATACCACGATAGGTCAGCTCGTGGGTTTGCTCCTGAACAGGAGACTTCTTAACATTACGAAACGTGACAGCATGACCACGATACTTACCAGTCAATGCAGCACCGCTCATTTCTACGGAAGCTGACTCGTTGCAGTCATAGTTCAGGCCACGATAGGTGAGTTTCATAGTAGTAGCTCCTTGATTGAGAGTAAAGACTGTTAAGAGCAGAGACAGGGCTAACGGCTAACCCATTAGCGACAAGCATTAGCGATAGAAAAGTTAGAAATGATTTCGTAAGACAATCATTTTTCATTTCTGTATTCAGTTTTACAGTTTTTCAGGAAAAAGTCAAACCCCTAGAATTGATTTTTATGAAAAGTTCAGGATTCCGTCGCTATTTGTTGGCGAAATCCTTGTCAAAAGGGGATTTTAGGCTATAAACACTCTGTCGAGCACTTTATTTGTTGTCAAGCTTT
The DNA window shown above is from Cyanobacteriota bacterium and carries:
- a CDS encoding DUF4278 domain-containing protein, whose product is MKLTYRGLNYDCNESASVEMSGAALTGKYRGHAVTFRNVKKSPVQEQTHELTYRGIHFNG
- a CDS encoding M20 family metallopeptidase; amino-acid sequence: MLSTLPSSIMSDLAHIRLEIRALQPQLVTWRRHLHQFPELGFREQMTAEYITRQLEAWGLDYKAGIAQTGIVATIAGTQPGKVLAIRADMDALPIHEENEVPYRSQHEGKMHACGHDGHVAIALGTAYYLARHRQDFRGTVKIIFQPAEEGPGGAKPMIEAGVLRNPDVDAIIGLHLWNVLPLGTVGVRAGALMAAVELFRCTIQGKGGHGAMPHQTVDSIVVAAQIVNALQTIVARNVDPIDAAVVTVGELHAGTAENVIADSAFMRGTVRYFNPALQGFFHQRIEQVIRGICDSHGATYHLDYWGLYPPVINDAGMAALVRSVAETVVETPAGIVPECQTMGGEDMSFFLQEVPGCYFFLGSANPNKNLAYPHHHPRFDFDETALGMGVEIFVRCAEKFLV
- a CDS encoding M23 family metallopeptidase, which codes for MTWIAVLLATVVAIVLSRPAQGLQFTITPLAPRLGDTISVILQPAHTPTVTPTVTIDQTTYPTFPIGGNRFRALVPSSPLDKPRVLRLVVTDGIDTRNIALQLKARSFPVQHIWLPPGKSDLGTDYEFDRVAIFKQLVTPDKFWNGKLLRPSSGPITAGYGIRRYYNGVFAHDYYHRGVDYGAGAGSPVVSPAAGRVALVGYESQGFEVHGNTVGVDHGQGVTSIFLHLNSIRVKEGDFVQPGQVIGTIGSTGAVTGPHLHWGLYVNGVSIDPAPWRDRGFE